From Salvelinus namaycush isolate Seneca chromosome 2, SaNama_1.0, whole genome shotgun sequence, one genomic window encodes:
- the LOC120023040 gene encoding CD276 antigen homolog: MPSWNNKNMNVSLLLTNTKMADKGVYECMVRTDSGDATATMSLSVTAMYKSPTMSSSPENCIKQNTDVTIFCNSTGGHQKGLIWWFDEFGTNCTGSAELVAKKTDGTLFSLSSKLTVLKATYSGSTNYSCTVHNTNGVQEGKASFEIPFVCSAGSKDDFASDSTTQWLAPVGVIGSLVIGLLAALLILKRRSVQHMKLC; encoded by the exons ATGCCATCCTGGAACAACAAGAATATGAATGTGTCCTTGTTGTTGACTAATACCAAGATGGCCGACAAGGGGGTGTATGAATGCATGGTGAGAACAGACAGTGGTGATGCTACAGCTACAATGAGCCTCAGTGTCACAG cgATGTACAAATCACCAACCATGAGTTCCAGTCCTGAGAACTGCATCAAACAGAACACAGATGTGACCATTTTCTGCAACTCTACAGGTGGGCACCAGAAAGGGTTGATCTGGTGGTTTGACGAGTTTGGCACGAACTGCACAGGCAGTGCTGAACTTGTGGCCAAAAAGACAGACGGCACACTGTTTAGCCTCTCCAGTAAACTAACAGTTCTGAAGGCTACATACAGTGGTTCCACAAACTACTCATGCACAGTGCACAACACCAATGGAGTCCAGGAGGGGAAGGCATCATTTGAGATCCCGTTTGTATGTTCAGCAG GTTCAAAAGATGATTTTGCTTCTGACTCCACTACCCAGTGGCTTGCCCCAGTTGGGGTCATAGGATCTCTGGTCATTGGACTCCTTGCTGCGCTGCTGATATTAAAGAGGCGCTCTGTCCAAC ATATGAAGCTTTGTTGA
- the LOC120066580 gene encoding uncharacterized protein LOC120066580: MSDVSYFLFFISRCQTKTDSSTQTAVVMVMSLLRSLLLFYFSFNELTTAAEAILWVKTVEKFTMKCSTTLKDQDGMYLYVGLDREVLYYHQRSSKLTPRKGYWDRVKTEGPVDQLTITISNLTIEDTGVYWCVYTKFNEAMYENDINQGRGSTLVVVNDDAPQLPCPTATAVPLTPFHPANDKPCPSGVVNIIIISILTILLCVIFLIWVVSRVKRCFNQGGYTPQVFPDSVYEDMAKNHIYPPDTQQVESDPFSVSTKGGSRTTE; the protein is encoded by the exons ATGTCAGATGTATCCTATTTCCTGTTCTTTATAAGTAGATgtcagacaaagacagacagcagTACACAGACAGCTGTGGTAATGGTGATGTCACTGCTGAGGAGTTTGCTGTTGTTCTACTTCTCATTCAATGAATTGACCACAGCAGCAG AAGCCATTCTCTGGGTGAAGACTGTGGAGAAGTTTACTATGAAGTGCTCCACCACTCTAAAAGACCAGGACGGAATGTACCTGTATGTTGGGCTGGACAGGGAGGTGTTGTATTACCACCAGCGTAGCTCCAAGCTGACCCCCAGGAAAGGCTACTGGGACAGAGTGAAGACTGAGGGACCTGTGGACCAACTGACCATCACCATCAGTAACCTGACTATAGAGGACACAGGAGTCTACTGGTGTGTTTACACCAAATTCAATGAAGCCATGTATGAAAATGACATCAACCAAGGAAGAGGCTCCACTCTGGTCGTGGTGAATG ACGATGCCCCCCAGCTGCCATGCCCCACAGCTACTGCAGTACCACTGACCCCCTTTCACCCAGCCAACGACAAGCCGTGCCCATCTGGCGTGGTAAACATCATCATCATTAGCATCTTGACCATCCTGCTGTGTGTCATCTTCCTCATCTGGGTCGTTTCACGG GTGAAGAGGTGCTTTAACCAGGGAGGATACACACCCCAGGTCTTTCCTGACTCGGTCTATGAAGACATGGCCAAGAATCACATTTATCCACCAGACACACAGCAGGTAGAATCGGACCCGTTTTCTGTGTCTACCAAAGGAGGAAGTAGGACAACTGAGTAG